In the Leptospira sp. WS4.C2 genome, one interval contains:
- a CDS encoding PAS domain S-box protein, whose product MAPNSSFSRIWQNPSDFPAEAVLRELENLLRSNPDFWLKINRDGIIVDYKTSRFVNIGDKPETLLGKHIDVGLPFYLRDITSEALAYLSEKKSQVFWKEYSYGVEPNIRHVEVRFVVLYEGYIMSNHRDITERKRLENAFIESESRFLSMAQNAADSIIIINDEGIIQFFNKTAEKTFGYDQDEVIGKNVTIIIPDGYKGKHDVFLKRYKDTGLQHIIGVGRELVAERKSGEVFPCELSVGEFKTKTGKMFTGILRDISLRKQQEEELYQYRNHLEDLVESQTMDLKMSKNIAEEASYMKSLFLANISHELKTPIHAILSYAELGEEKSASVPPEKIKEYFQIIDSSGKRLLGLLENLLDIAKLESGKMRYLFEKNCLKETTKFVINEMRAILEKRGITVVLLDREERWEAEFDYERIQQVIRNILSNALKFIPNDTNIEISMVRREFIPRKTQSYVSGIGIQIRDFGPGIPPEDLDKIFEKFIQSKQVKAGTKGTGLGLSISREIVNDHHGLLYAENHEKKGAIFTMLIPCSREGLR is encoded by the coding sequence GCTTAAAATCAATCGCGATGGAATCATCGTTGATTATAAAACTTCCCGGTTTGTCAATATTGGGGACAAACCAGAAACCCTTCTAGGCAAACATATTGATGTAGGTCTACCTTTTTACCTTCGTGATATAACAAGCGAAGCACTTGCCTACTTATCTGAGAAAAAAAGCCAAGTTTTTTGGAAAGAGTATTCGTATGGTGTTGAACCAAACATTCGTCATGTGGAAGTACGTTTTGTGGTTCTCTATGAAGGATATATCATGTCCAATCATCGGGACATCACAGAAAGGAAACGTTTAGAAAATGCTTTCATAGAAAGCGAATCTAGATTCCTTTCTATGGCACAGAATGCCGCAGACTCCATTATCATTATCAACGATGAAGGTATCATACAATTTTTTAATAAAACTGCAGAGAAAACTTTTGGTTATGACCAAGATGAAGTCATTGGTAAAAATGTTACTATTATCATTCCGGATGGGTATAAAGGGAAACATGATGTTTTTTTGAAAAGATATAAAGATACTGGTCTCCAACATATCATTGGTGTGGGAAGGGAGCTAGTCGCAGAACGAAAGTCAGGTGAAGTTTTTCCCTGTGAATTGTCTGTAGGAGAATTTAAGACCAAAACAGGTAAGATGTTTACTGGGATTTTGCGGGATATTAGTCTCAGGAAACAACAAGAAGAGGAACTCTATCAATACAGAAATCATTTAGAAGATTTGGTAGAAAGTCAAACTATGGACTTAAAGATGTCCAAAAATATTGCGGAAGAAGCTTCTTATATGAAGTCTCTTTTTCTTGCGAATATCTCACACGAATTAAAAACACCAATCCATGCGATTTTGAGTTATGCGGAACTAGGCGAAGAAAAATCCGCCTCTGTCCCTCCTGAAAAAATTAAAGAATACTTTCAAATCATTGATTCGTCAGGAAAACGTTTGTTAGGTTTGTTGGAAAATTTGTTAGATATAGCCAAACTAGAGTCTGGTAAGATGCGATATTTATTTGAGAAAAATTGCCTGAAAGAAACCACAAAATTTGTGATTAATGAAATGCGCGCAATTTTGGAAAAAAGAGGCATCACAGTTGTTCTATTAGATAGAGAAGAACGTTGGGAAGCAGAGTTCGACTATGAAAGAATCCAACAAGTGATACGAAATATTTTATCAAATGCATTAAAATTCATTCCAAATGACACTAATATTGAAATTAGTATGGTCCGAAGAGAATTTATTCCGAGAAAAACTCAGTCATATGTCAGTGGTATCGGTATACAAATTCGTGACTTTGGGCCAGGGATTCCTCCAGAAGATTTGGATAAAATTTTTGAAAAATTCATCCAATCCAAACAAGTGAAAGCAGGGACCAAGGGAACAGGACTCGGTTTGTCCATTTCCAGAGAAATTGTCAATGACCACCATGGGTTGTTATATGCAGAGAACCATGAAAAAAAGGGAGCAATTTTTACTATGTTAATTCCTTGTTCTCGTGAAGGACTTCGATGA
- a CDS encoding response regulator — protein sequence MINLLAVDDEMINLMIIDESLSDKGFTVVKAKDGEEAFQILSSGAMMFHAIILDRLMPKMDGIELLKKIKRSEKYKDIPVIFQTAMSSVTDMTEGLDAGAFYYLTKPYSRTLLVRIVQTAVEHFIKLQRAKEDLHKGMGALRHMITGEFRIRSIRESHELAPLLANACPDPERVLTGIMEILNNAIEHGNLGISYQEKSELHDNDKLMEEIFRRLETPEFKDKFVKITFEKNEHSIEIRVSDQGKGFDWQRYLSVEAMTKNAFKTHGRGIFMARKLSFDDLSYTDDGRTAVIRIDLSNKQGNLLTDFQE from the coding sequence ATGATTAACCTCTTAGCAGTGGACGATGAGATGATCAATTTGATGATCATTGATGAGTCTCTTTCTGACAAAGGATTTACCGTAGTGAAAGCAAAAGACGGGGAAGAAGCATTTCAAATCCTCAGCTCTGGTGCTATGATGTTTCATGCAATTATATTGGATCGACTCATGCCAAAGATGGATGGCATTGAACTTTTAAAAAAAATTAAACGTTCTGAAAAGTACAAAGACATACCTGTTATTTTTCAAACAGCAATGAGTTCGGTCACAGATATGACAGAAGGATTAGATGCGGGTGCCTTCTATTATCTGACTAAACCATATTCTAGAACTTTGTTAGTTCGCATCGTTCAAACTGCTGTAGAACATTTCATTAAACTCCAACGTGCAAAAGAAGACCTTCATAAAGGTATGGGCGCGCTTAGGCATATGATTACGGGGGAGTTTCGTATTCGTTCCATTCGAGAGTCTCATGAGTTGGCACCACTACTTGCCAATGCTTGTCCTGATCCCGAACGTGTGTTAACTGGAATTATGGAAATTCTAAACAATGCGATAGAACATGGGAATTTGGGTATTTCGTATCAGGAAAAATCAGAACTCCATGATAATGACAAACTTATGGAAGAAATTTTTAGAAGGTTAGAAACTCCTGAGTTTAAAGATAAATTTGTAAAAATTACTTTTGAAAAAAATGAACACTCTATTGAAATCCGAGTGAGTGACCAAGGTAAAGGTTTTGATTGGCAAAGATATTTGTCTGTAGAGGCTATGACAAAAAATGCCTTCAAAACACATGGTCGTGGGATTTTTATGGCTCGTAAGTTGTCCTTTGATGACTTGTCTTACACAGACGATGGTAGAACCGCAGTCATTCGCATTGATTTATCAAACAAACAAGGAAATTTACTCACCGACTTTCAAGAATAG
- a CDS encoding HAD family hydrolase, whose amino-acid sequence MKHKGFIFDMDGVVVDNHSYHFKAWMEFSKKYHFPLNSEIYRDTFNGKTNADLFRMIFGNISEKEIKDYGDEKESWYQTLYKNEMRPHTGLKDYLQFLKDHHLKIALGTSAPTMNVNFTLDTLSLRHFFDVIVDGPMVTQGKPHPEVYERCAKELGLDPKDCVVFEDSLAGLQSGKSAGCSIIGVATSHTESELRNHVSQIIHNFTDPTIFHL is encoded by the coding sequence ATGAAACATAAAGGATTTATCTTCGATATGGATGGAGTTGTTGTCGATAATCACTCATATCATTTCAAAGCATGGATGGAATTTTCTAAAAAGTATCATTTCCCATTAAATTCAGAAATCTACAGAGATACTTTCAATGGCAAAACTAATGCTGACCTTTTTCGAATGATTTTTGGAAATATCTCCGAGAAAGAAATCAAAGACTATGGAGATGAAAAAGAGAGTTGGTACCAAACATTATATAAAAACGAAATGAGACCCCATACAGGTCTTAAGGATTATTTACAATTTCTAAAAGACCATCATCTAAAGATTGCTCTTGGAACCTCTGCCCCCACAATGAATGTAAATTTCACTTTAGATACTTTATCTCTAAGACATTTTTTTGATGTGATTGTAGATGGGCCGATGGTGACTCAAGGCAAACCCCATCCCGAAGTGTATGAACGTTGTGCAAAAGAATTAGGATTAGATCCGAAAGATTGTGTGGTGTTTGAAGATTCTCTTGCCGGTTTACAATCAGGAAAATCCGCAGGATGTTCCATCATTGGTGTAGCCACATCTCATACAGAATCAGAACTAAGAAATCATGTAAGCCAAATCATCCATAACTTCACAGACCCCACTATCTTTCATTTATAG
- a CDS encoding RluA family pseudouridine synthase gives MKQKTNTRFLPKGLTILHEDRDILIVDKPAGLLTIATESEKSKTAYAALMDYVKKGSERSKNRIFIVHRLDRETSGILVFAKTETAKQTLQEAWEKTKKIYLAVSHGVWKEKTGLIQSYLVESKAHRVYSTDEPELGKLSKTKFKVLKETNLYSLLEIELLTGRKNQIRVHLSDKKHPIVGDTKYGNDTRSYPRMALHSFSIQLTHPFNKELLTFETKIPSFITGLVGGYERNLNET, from the coding sequence ATGAAACAAAAGACCAATACCCGTTTTTTACCGAAAGGCCTTACTATTTTACATGAAGACAGAGATATCCTTATCGTAGACAAACCCGCTGGACTACTCACAATCGCCACCGAATCAGAAAAATCAAAAACTGCTTACGCAGCACTAATGGATTATGTAAAAAAGGGAAGCGAAAGATCCAAAAATAGAATCTTTATCGTCCACAGGTTAGACAGAGAGACTTCTGGAATTTTGGTTTTTGCAAAAACAGAAACAGCCAAACAAACTCTCCAAGAAGCCTGGGAGAAAACAAAAAAAATCTATTTGGCAGTCAGTCATGGAGTTTGGAAAGAAAAGACCGGCCTAATTCAATCCTATCTGGTAGAATCCAAAGCTCACCGTGTTTATTCCACCGACGAACCCGAGTTAGGAAAACTCTCAAAAACCAAATTCAAAGTATTAAAAGAAACAAACTTATATTCTTTATTAGAAATTGAACTCTTAACCGGCCGCAAAAATCAAATTCGTGTCCACTTGTCTGACAAAAAACATCCCATTGTAGGTGATACAAAATATGGAAACGATACGAGATCTTATCCTCGTATGGCATTACATTCTTTTTCCATCCAATTGACTCATCCGTTTAATAAAGAATTACTTACTTTTGAAACAAAAATCCCAAGTTTTATTACAGGGCTTGTTGGTGGTTATGAAAGGAACTTAAATGAAACATAA
- a CDS encoding ankyrin repeat domain-containing protein has product MVKDSNSKYFIRFLYYTTLVSFLTFPLLGTELDLSQMRDPKTIKENVNKGYDVNAKRSVDGYTLLHYAAELGNVDLTKFLLSKGANANEAMIRGNTPLSTAIGFDKTEIIKILLEAGVDPNYQLGESDYKRSHFHYYMIKTRKFDPTIFNLFISKGANLETTDSFNETPLLSTASIDFKYIHHSENLMNVGANINAQSKFGKTPLMVAVFVRHFALVEEFIKRGANIELEDSDGNTVLLAMINMGNDTTDKPKLFQILLQAGANPNHQNKEGGTALHLSVIGHSFEILELLTKQNVDPSIRNQKGVTALGQAIINENWRATKILLTIEKNINGLDKYGSTMLHSAILNEKFELIKLLLEAGADPQTKDQWGKSAIEFAERQNNPKVLGLLKHE; this is encoded by the coding sequence ATGGTAAAAGATTCAAATTCTAAATACTTTATTCGTTTTTTATATTACACCACTCTCGTTTCCTTTCTAACGTTTCCTCTATTAGGAACAGAATTGGATTTATCACAAATGAGAGATCCTAAAACGATCAAAGAAAATGTTAACAAAGGTTATGATGTTAATGCAAAACGTTCTGTAGATGGATATACTTTACTTCATTATGCAGCAGAGTTAGGGAATGTCGATCTTACCAAATTTTTGTTATCGAAAGGAGCCAATGCTAACGAAGCCATGATTCGTGGGAACACTCCCCTTTCGACAGCCATTGGATTTGATAAAACAGAAATTATTAAAATTCTTTTAGAAGCAGGAGTGGACCCAAATTACCAATTAGGAGAATCCGATTACAAACGATCGCACTTTCATTATTATATGATCAAAACGAGAAAGTTTGATCCAACAATATTCAACTTATTTATTTCGAAAGGAGCCAATTTAGAAACCACAGATTCTTTTAACGAAACACCTCTTTTATCCACTGCTTCTATCGACTTTAAATACATCCACCATTCTGAAAATTTAATGAATGTTGGAGCCAATATCAATGCGCAGTCAAAATTTGGAAAAACACCTTTGATGGTTGCCGTCTTTGTTCGCCACTTTGCACTCGTTGAAGAATTCATCAAACGAGGAGCAAATATTGAATTAGAAGACTCCGATGGAAACACTGTACTTCTTGCTATGATCAATATGGGAAATGATACAACAGACAAACCAAAACTATTTCAAATTCTTTTACAAGCAGGGGCCAATCCAAACCACCAAAACAAAGAAGGGGGTACGGCTCTACATTTGAGTGTTATTGGTCATTCCTTTGAAATTCTAGAACTGCTCACCAAACAAAATGTAGATCCAAGTATACGAAATCAAAAAGGTGTAACAGCCCTCGGCCAAGCCATCATCAACGAAAATTGGCGAGCGACAAAAATCCTTCTCACGATTGAAAAGAATATCAATGGATTAGACAAATATGGATCAACTATGTTGCATAGTGCGATACTGAACGAAAAATTTGAACTCATCAAACTTTTGTTGGAAGCAGGGGCCGATCCGCAAACAAAGGACCAATGGGGAAAATCGGCAATTGAATTTGCAGAAAGACAAAACAATCCCAAGGTTCTGGGACTACTAAAACACGAATGA
- a CDS encoding EAL domain-containing protein, which yields MQVNHYVPLFQPIFSVEEQTVVAYESLGRKRDESGNLVSIPEFADPHVSALRMSIIDRQLLGLALAKIQTTNDLLFVNMSPDQVILEYEESRSNSLPISDLVKSFGISLNRIVIEITEKSGSYGTDVLAAGVELLREQGFGIALDDVGSESSNLERLGAIKPDIIKIDLNLLKKSIEKREYQSILEYLKQISLSIGSQLLFEGIETEEELYRAIGSGASLLQGYFLGRPSELNQDKQSICDTVVPHLQLYHQRKRKEVATEIEFEKQIKSKLSTINLKTIKLDNRVIIDPHSFFKLDSHIKRVYVTDWSGTQVSPYYERTSEMGFTENLQLIQKNWSYMPFFYKHVKQVFRDSENWQVSDPYWDKELKKNVIVFSRVNELGYSFFVDLSLD from the coding sequence ATGCAAGTGAATCATTATGTCCCTTTATTTCAGCCCATCTTTTCTGTAGAGGAACAGACGGTGGTTGCATACGAATCTCTGGGTCGCAAACGAGATGAATCCGGGAACTTAGTTTCGATTCCGGAGTTTGCCGATCCACATGTATCTGCACTTCGAATGAGCATAATCGACAGACAGTTACTTGGACTTGCACTGGCAAAAATACAAACAACCAATGATCTTTTGTTTGTAAACATGTCTCCAGACCAAGTCATCTTGGAATATGAAGAAAGTCGTTCTAATTCATTACCAATTTCTGATTTGGTAAAGAGTTTTGGGATTTCTTTAAATCGAATTGTAATTGAGATCACTGAAAAATCTGGAAGTTACGGAACTGATGTTTTGGCTGCAGGTGTGGAACTTTTGCGAGAACAAGGATTTGGAATTGCGTTGGATGATGTTGGATCAGAATCTTCCAACTTAGAACGATTAGGTGCCATTAAACCTGATATCATTAAAATTGATTTGAATTTATTAAAAAAATCCATCGAAAAAAGAGAATACCAATCCATCTTAGAATATTTAAAACAAATTTCACTGAGCATTGGGTCTCAATTATTGTTTGAAGGGATTGAAACGGAAGAAGAGTTGTATCGTGCCATTGGTTCTGGGGCAAGTCTTTTGCAAGGGTATTTTTTAGGTAGACCTTCTGAATTAAATCAAGATAAACAAAGTATTTGTGATACTGTGGTTCCGCATTTACAGTTGTATCACCAAAGGAAACGAAAAGAAGTCGCTACAGAGATTGAATTTGAAAAACAGATAAAATCCAAACTTAGTACAATCAATTTAAAAACAATCAAACTAGATAATCGAGTTATTATCGATCCACATTCATTTTTTAAATTAGATTCTCATATTAAAAGAGTTTATGTAACCGATTGGTCGGGTACTCAAGTTTCACCATATTATGAAAGGACTAGTGAGATGGGTTTTACGGAAAACCTGCAATTAATTCAGAAAAACTGGTCTTATATGCCGTTTTTTTATAAACATGTGAAACAAGTTTTTCGAGATTCTGAGAATTGGCAGGTCAGCGATCCATATTGGGATAAAGAATTAAAAAAGAATGTAATTGTTTTCTCACGGGTGAACGAACTAGGTTATTCTTTTTTTGTGGATTTATCTTTAGATTAA
- a CDS encoding TetR/AcrR family transcriptional regulator, with product MIEKSLKLNKSEEILTAALELFTAKGFDGTAVPLIAERANVAAGTIYRYFASKEELVNSLFQRWQENLYDKIKIDFPMNGNPKEQFHFIWHSMAEFQRENPLAFDFLEMQYNLPHLDKKSLEKRALLLKFLTRFAHNNRTIFRNLPPDALIAIVWGAFVGLVKGSRNGKIKLDSTFLKESEELMWTAIHLPTK from the coding sequence TTGATCGAAAAGTCGTTAAAACTAAATAAAAGCGAAGAAATCCTTACTGCTGCATTAGAATTATTTACTGCAAAAGGGTTTGATGGAACAGCCGTTCCACTCATTGCAGAAAGAGCCAACGTAGCAGCTGGAACAATCTACCGATATTTTGCGAGTAAGGAAGAATTAGTGAATAGTCTCTTCCAACGCTGGCAAGAAAACTTATATGATAAAATCAAAATTGATTTTCCAATGAATGGAAATCCAAAAGAGCAGTTTCATTTTATCTGGCATTCTATGGCTGAATTCCAAAGAGAAAATCCGCTTGCATTTGATTTTTTAGAGATGCAATACAACCTTCCCCATTTAGATAAAAAAAGTTTAGAAAAACGAGCACTACTGTTAAAATTTCTAACTCGATTTGCACATAACAACCGAACTATATTTAGAAATTTACCGCCAGATGCATTGATCGCTATTGTCTGGGGAGCTTTTGTTGGATTGGTAAAAGGTTCTAGAAACGGAAAAATTAAATTAGATTCGACTTTTTTAAAAGAATCTGAAGAACTGATGTGGACTGCGATTCATTTACCTACTAAATAG